Proteins found in one Promicromonospora sukumoe genomic segment:
- a CDS encoding SAV_6107 family HEPN domain-containing protein → MQSQSGRDVVSARMLVPRAVPPGVSALLRKADAELAEAARAADPGDRFVHAHLAAIRSAAAIVALRGRPSARSGARTVWDMLAHAEPDLAAWSGYFASGAPLRAAVDAGRPEQVEAARADELLACAEDFRDEVAMLVDPQTGFATQRLTLVPEAS, encoded by the coding sequence ATGCAGTCTCAGAGCGGTCGGGACGTGGTCTCGGCACGGATGCTCGTGCCGCGCGCCGTCCCGCCGGGTGTCAGCGCGCTGCTGCGCAAGGCGGACGCGGAGCTCGCCGAGGCCGCGCGTGCGGCCGACCCGGGCGACCGGTTCGTGCACGCGCACCTCGCGGCCATCCGGTCGGCCGCCGCCATCGTGGCGCTGCGCGGCCGCCCGTCGGCGCGTTCCGGCGCGCGGACGGTGTGGGACATGCTCGCGCACGCCGAGCCGGACCTCGCGGCCTGGTCGGGCTACTTCGCCTCCGGCGCGCCCCTGCGGGCAGCCGTGGACGCCGGCCGACCGGAGCAGGTCGAGGCCGCGCGTGCGGACGAGCTGCTCGCGTGCGCCGAGGACTTCCGGGACGAGGTGGCCATGCTCGTGGACCCGCAGACGGGTTTCGCGACGCAGCGCCTCACCCTGGTGCCCGAGGCGTCGTGA
- a CDS encoding DNA polymerase IV, giving the protein MSKGPRSAAARRNWGSDESGCSVLHLDMDAFFASCELARRPELRGLPVIVGAQERGVVLAATYEARAFGVRSAMPMTRARVLCPQAVVVRPDHDLYRDVSRSVMGMLHEVTPLVEQISVDEAFLDVSGARRRLGPPTVIGAALRRRIEREHGVTASVGIARNKFVAKLASTHSKPDGLMLVPVSATVDFLHTLPVGALWGVGEKTEKSLAAWGITTVEELANTDLPSLQAAVGRVSGAHLHDLAWGRDPRPVVPEHHEQSIGAETTFGTDQDDTETVNRRVLELSDRVAARLRHQGVMARTVSVKVRSSDFATFTRSRTLDGPTDVAREIYLVARELVAAVDLGGLPVRLVGVRGENLRQRDGSTQQLTLEEAVDPRSGAQREAEVALDAVREKFGKTAIDLGVHRKNGTHLY; this is encoded by the coding sequence GTGAGCAAGGGGCCGCGGTCAGCGGCGGCGAGACGCAACTGGGGGTCGGACGAGTCCGGCTGCTCCGTGCTGCACCTCGACATGGACGCGTTCTTCGCGTCCTGCGAGCTGGCCCGGCGGCCGGAGCTGCGCGGGCTGCCCGTCATCGTCGGCGCGCAGGAGCGGGGCGTCGTGCTCGCCGCCACGTACGAGGCGCGGGCGTTCGGCGTCCGGTCCGCGATGCCGATGACGCGGGCGCGCGTGCTGTGCCCGCAGGCCGTCGTCGTGCGGCCCGACCACGACCTGTACCGCGACGTGTCCCGCTCGGTCATGGGGATGCTGCACGAGGTCACGCCGCTGGTCGAGCAGATCAGCGTGGACGAGGCCTTCCTGGACGTGAGCGGTGCCCGACGGCGCCTGGGCCCGCCCACGGTGATCGGGGCCGCGCTGCGCCGCCGGATCGAGCGGGAGCACGGGGTGACGGCCTCGGTGGGCATCGCCCGGAACAAGTTCGTGGCGAAGCTGGCCTCCACGCACTCCAAGCCGGACGGTCTGATGCTCGTGCCGGTGTCCGCCACCGTCGACTTCCTGCACACGCTGCCCGTCGGGGCGCTGTGGGGCGTGGGGGAGAAGACCGAGAAGTCGCTCGCCGCCTGGGGGATCACCACGGTCGAGGAGCTGGCGAACACCGACCTGCCGAGCCTGCAGGCGGCCGTCGGCCGGGTCAGCGGCGCGCACCTGCACGACCTCGCGTGGGGCCGCGACCCGCGCCCCGTCGTGCCCGAGCACCACGAGCAGAGCATCGGCGCCGAGACCACCTTCGGCACGGACCAGGACGACACCGAGACCGTGAACCGGCGGGTGCTGGAGCTGTCCGACCGGGTGGCGGCCCGGCTGCGGCACCAGGGCGTCATGGCGCGCACGGTGTCGGTGAAGGTGCGCTCCAGCGACTTCGCGACATTCACCCGGTCACGCACGCTGGACGGTCCCACGGACGTCGCCCGGGAGATCTATCTCGTGGCGCGCGAGCTCGTCGCGGCGGTCGATCTGGGCGGCCTCCCGGTCCGGCTGGTGGGCGTACGGGGTGAAAACCTGCGTCAACGTGACGGTTCCACCCAGCAGCTCACGCTGGAGGAAGCGGTCGACCCGCGCTCCGGGGCGCAGCGCGAGGCGGAGGTCGCGCTCGACGCGGTGCGTGAGAAGTTTGGGAAAACGGCGATCGACCTGGGTGTACACCGCAAGAACGGCACGCATCTTTACTGA
- a CDS encoding DUF3040 domain-containing protein — translation MPLSEYEQRVLEQMERALTSDDPRLANTLQSTGRGNALRYVLSGAGVVVGLLLLVVGAATSRTWLGAIGFVLMFAGVVFAFLGPRKKQQEGPVGVVGEDGTVQPPQGGARKARKRQGGSRSGGFLARLEERWENRRNQGGR, via the coding sequence ATGCCTCTGTCCGAGTACGAGCAGCGGGTGCTGGAGCAGATGGAGCGTGCTCTGACGTCAGACGACCCGCGGCTGGCGAACACGCTCCAGTCCACAGGCCGTGGTAATGCGCTCCGTTATGTGCTGTCCGGGGCCGGCGTCGTCGTCGGCCTGCTTCTTCTTGTCGTCGGTGCAGCGACGTCGCGTACGTGGCTCGGGGCCATCGGCTTCGTGCTGATGTTCGCGGGTGTGGTCTTCGCGTTCCTCGGACCGCGCAAGAAGCAGCAAGAGGGCCCGGTCGGGGTCGTCGGCGAAGACGGCACGGTCCAGCCTCCCCAAGGGGGAGCACGCAAGGCCCGCAAGCGCCAGGGTGGCAGCCGTTCCGGCGGCTTCCTCGCCCGGCTGGAAGAGCGCTGGGAGAACCGGCGTAATCAGGGCGGCCGCTAG
- a CDS encoding transglutaminase family protein → MIPAHRGPLVRTVASGVLVAIAVIASMHALTLVIDPGPWLTAGTTGVLLVSATTCVVRYVLLRNAVDRAATRRAAGQGPSADRAADRAAGGASFVATAAGLVVAVWYVLARYGGPGQRFEPFVGPDAVEQALERFRQATELMSTQVAPVDPGPAISMVAVGGTLLVLLVVDSLAGARMPGFAGVPLLLLWTPPLTLIGDVQWPVFVISVTAILLLLTVDPVGVTPGRRTDSESAAVRRAQRFRSGITALTSVAVAAASLGVATGMAALPALAGTWNQLISTPSDTVELSSELDMRQPLSARSANTVLTYTMADGEPTGPLRVMTLTAFDGVQTNRNVPTGGLATFDATTVLAPPGEGAAGESRRMDVRIGQLDGAELPLPLEPRTVDVDGDWAYDALRDEVRSNQGTEQGAPYTVDVLDRGLTPELLRATPASGDPRSAGYTEVPDTEHREDIAAYAQEVVGDAPTRFDAVVALQNHLRSGAGFVYNPDADYRGSSDTVWDFLQNKEGYCTQYALSMMVMARSLDIPARIGVGWLPGRPDGNGSYRVTGQDSHAWPEIYFPSVGWVRFEPTPQVQTGPLPAYANPGTGTAPSALPTPSRAPEVPTQQPSQQPEESGAGATEDASAGSQVSDRTLPGWAWAVAVIIALGVLGGAAWLLLRRRAEVEELDPERAWARVLALLAEQEVRLGPSVTLRRAPEVIADEVRTRTGTPLPDDVAERLTALADAAEDERYARDSTPPTAAELEELTTTVTTELAAALTRKP, encoded by the coding sequence ATGATCCCCGCGCACCGCGGCCCGCTGGTCCGCACCGTCGCCTCCGGCGTGCTCGTCGCGATCGCCGTCATCGCCTCCATGCACGCCCTCACGCTCGTCATCGACCCCGGACCCTGGCTCACCGCCGGCACCACCGGCGTGCTCCTCGTCTCCGCCACCACGTGCGTGGTGCGGTACGTGCTGCTGCGCAACGCGGTGGACCGCGCGGCCACCCGCCGGGCGGCCGGCCAGGGGCCGAGCGCCGACCGCGCCGCCGACCGGGCGGCGGGCGGCGCCTCGTTCGTCGCGACGGCGGCGGGCCTCGTCGTGGCCGTCTGGTACGTCCTGGCCCGCTACGGCGGCCCCGGGCAGCGGTTCGAGCCCTTCGTGGGCCCGGACGCCGTGGAGCAGGCGCTCGAACGGTTCCGGCAGGCGACCGAGCTGATGAGCACCCAGGTGGCGCCGGTCGACCCCGGCCCCGCGATCAGCATGGTCGCCGTCGGCGGCACGCTGCTGGTGCTGCTCGTGGTCGACTCGCTGGCCGGGGCCCGTATGCCCGGCTTCGCCGGGGTGCCGCTCCTGCTCCTGTGGACGCCGCCCCTGACCCTCATCGGCGACGTGCAGTGGCCGGTCTTCGTCATCAGCGTCACCGCGATCCTCCTGCTGCTCACCGTCGACCCGGTCGGGGTGACCCCCGGCCGGCGCACCGACTCGGAGTCCGCGGCGGTACGCCGGGCGCAGCGGTTCCGCTCCGGCATCACGGCGCTGACGTCCGTGGCCGTCGCCGCGGCCTCGCTCGGCGTGGCGACCGGCATGGCCGCGCTGCCGGCGCTGGCCGGCACGTGGAACCAGCTCATCTCGACGCCGTCCGACACGGTCGAGCTGTCCTCCGAGCTCGACATGCGCCAGCCGCTGAGCGCCCGGTCCGCCAACACGGTGCTCACGTACACGATGGCCGACGGCGAGCCGACCGGTCCCCTGCGCGTCATGACGCTCACCGCGTTCGACGGCGTCCAGACCAACCGGAACGTGCCCACCGGCGGCCTGGCCACCTTCGACGCGACCACGGTCCTCGCCCCGCCCGGTGAGGGCGCCGCGGGCGAGAGCCGCCGCATGGACGTCCGGATCGGGCAGCTCGACGGCGCGGAGCTGCCGCTGCCGCTCGAACCCCGGACGGTCGACGTCGACGGCGACTGGGCCTACGACGCCCTGCGCGACGAGGTGCGCAGCAACCAGGGCACCGAGCAGGGCGCCCCGTACACCGTCGACGTCCTCGACCGGGGGCTCACGCCCGAGCTGCTGCGGGCCACGCCCGCCTCGGGCGACCCGCGGTCCGCCGGCTACACGGAGGTGCCGGACACCGAGCACCGCGAGGACATCGCCGCCTACGCCCAGGAGGTCGTGGGGGACGCGCCCACGCGCTTCGACGCCGTCGTCGCGCTGCAGAACCACCTGCGCTCGGGCGCCGGGTTCGTCTACAACCCGGACGCCGACTACCGGGGCTCGTCCGACACCGTCTGGGACTTCCTGCAGAACAAGGAGGGGTACTGCACGCAGTACGCCCTCTCGATGATGGTGATGGCGCGCAGCCTCGACATCCCGGCCCGGATCGGCGTCGGCTGGCTGCCCGGCCGGCCCGACGGCAACGGGAGCTACCGGGTCACCGGCCAGGACTCGCACGCCTGGCCCGAGATCTACTTCCCGTCCGTCGGCTGGGTCCGTTTCGAGCCGACGCCGCAGGTGCAGACCGGCCCGCTGCCCGCGTACGCGAACCCGGGCACGGGCACCGCGCCCAGCGCCCTGCCCACGCCGTCGCGGGCTCCCGAGGTGCCCACGCAGCAGCCGTCGCAGCAGCCCGAGGAGTCCGGGGCGGGCGCCACGGAGGACGCGTCGGCCGGCAGCCAGGTGTCCGACCGGACGCTGCCCGGCTGGGCCTGGGCGGTCGCGGTCATCATCGCGCTCGGGGTGCTCGGCGGGGCCGCCTGGCTGCTGCTGCGCCGTCGGGCGGAGGTCGAGGAGCTCGACCCCGAACGGGCCTGGGCCCGGGTCCTGGCACTGCTCGCCGAGCAGGAGGTGCGGCTGGGCCCGTCGGTCACGCTGCGCCGGGCGCCGGAGGTCATCGCGGACGAGGTGCGCACGCGCACGGGCACACCCCTGCCCGACGACGTCGCCGAACGGCTCACCGCCCTGGCCGACGCCGCCGAGGACGAGCGGTACGCCCGCGACTCCACGCCGCCGACGGCCGCCGAGCTCGAGGAGCTCACGACCACGGTGACGACGGAGCTGGCGGCGGCCCTCACCCGCAAGCCCTGA
- a CDS encoding DUF58 domain-containing protein — protein MTWRDTLARISRVRLTPRGIGAACVGGVLIPLGLVLTLPDLVGLGAAALIAVAVAWLVIGTQRLESGRGALQVTRSVAPNPVVRDRTAEVSLLVAAHQASGAAYERLSRLRLSEQAAHELAGHQGIRARVSARADRITVHYSLTPMRRGRWSLGPLLTTRTDVFGLVRATQPLGRATHVPVWPRTVELAVRTRSVGDVDHSATGARLQSSDDSVLREYVAGDDPRRVHWASAARRGQLMVRADESAGVRPVSVLLDRSLLPHWQESGSMRRPAAVDDGEWAVELAASIATSFLDGGHPARLVTTSVAPSVEGVRFATTRASRSALLDACVDIRGHRGVSEGQHATSTTARALRLARAPGEIVVAVLGPQGPDARHDLAALGAEGTCWALLVAPRGAGFQHELDQTAAELRASGWHVSTCEARTDPERAWALLAERAP, from the coding sequence ATGACATGGCGTGACACGCTCGCCAGGATCAGCCGGGTCCGGCTCACCCCCCGCGGCATCGGCGCCGCCTGCGTGGGCGGCGTCCTGATCCCGCTCGGGCTGGTGCTCACCCTGCCCGACCTCGTGGGGCTGGGCGCGGCCGCGCTCATCGCCGTCGCGGTGGCGTGGCTGGTCATCGGCACGCAGCGGCTGGAGTCGGGGCGCGGCGCCCTGCAGGTGACGCGGTCGGTGGCACCCAACCCCGTGGTGCGCGACCGCACGGCGGAGGTGAGCCTGCTGGTCGCGGCGCACCAGGCCTCCGGCGCGGCGTACGAGCGCCTGTCCCGGCTGCGGCTGTCGGAGCAGGCGGCGCACGAGCTCGCCGGGCACCAGGGCATCCGCGCCCGGGTCTCCGCGCGCGCCGACCGGATCACCGTGCACTACTCGCTCACGCCGATGCGCCGCGGCCGCTGGTCGCTCGGCCCGCTGCTGACCACCCGGACCGACGTGTTCGGCCTGGTCCGGGCCACCCAGCCGCTCGGCAGGGCCACGCACGTCCCCGTGTGGCCCCGGACCGTCGAGCTCGCCGTCCGCACGCGGTCCGTGGGCGACGTCGACCATTCCGCCACCGGGGCGCGCCTGCAGTCCAGCGACGACTCCGTGCTGCGCGAGTACGTCGCGGGCGACGACCCGCGCCGCGTGCACTGGGCCAGCGCCGCGCGCCGCGGCCAGCTCATGGTCCGCGCCGACGAGAGCGCCGGCGTGCGGCCCGTGAGCGTGCTGCTCGACCGTTCCCTGCTGCCGCACTGGCAGGAGTCCGGGAGCATGCGCCGCCCGGCCGCGGTGGACGACGGCGAGTGGGCCGTCGAGCTCGCCGCCTCGATCGCGACCTCGTTCCTCGACGGCGGCCACCCGGCCCGCCTCGTGACCACCAGCGTCGCGCCGAGCGTCGAGGGGGTGCGGTTCGCGACCACGCGCGCCAGCCGCTCCGCCCTGCTGGACGCCTGTGTCGACATCCGCGGGCACCGCGGCGTCTCGGAGGGGCAGCACGCGACCAGCACCACCGCGCGTGCGCTCCGGCTCGCCCGGGCCCCCGGCGAGATCGTCGTGGCCGTGCTCGGCCCCCAGGGACCCGACGCGCGCCACGACCTCGCCGCGCTCGGCGCCGAGGGCACCTGCTGGGCCCTTCTGGTGGCGCCACGCGGCGCCGGCTTCCAGCACGAGCTGGACCAGACGGCCGCCGAGCTGCGCGCCTCCGGCTGGCACGTCAGCACCTGCGAGGCCCGCACCGACCCGGAGCGCGCCTGGGCCCTGCTCGCGGAGCGTGCGCCATGA
- a CDS encoding AAA family ATPase — translation MHTEPATSGLTDPHYAGGPAPQAAPGPGALDELVETMARVRGAVESVVTGRPGLADITLAVLLAEGHLLVEDVPGVGKTTLAKAVARSIDCHVGRIQFTPDLLPSDLTGVNIFRTGTHEFEFRPGPVFSNIVIGDEINRASPKTQSALLECMEEGQTTVDGTTHQLPRPFLVVATQNPVEMEGTYPLPEAQRDRFMARITVGYPDIDAEMLMLDRQEATTPLAHLEAVTDGHTLLRFSALVRSLYASPSVKRYVVGLVGATREHPGLRLGASPRASLQLLRAAKAIAAMAGRDHVLPDDIQRLARPVLAHRLILTTEARLGGVTPETLVDEIVQRTPVPALEPADRRQF, via the coding sequence GTGCACACGGAACCCGCCACGTCCGGCCTCACGGATCCTCACTACGCCGGCGGACCCGCCCCGCAGGCGGCGCCCGGACCGGGCGCGCTCGACGAGCTGGTGGAGACCATGGCCCGCGTCCGGGGCGCCGTCGAGTCCGTCGTGACGGGCCGGCCCGGCCTCGCCGACATCACGCTGGCCGTCCTGCTGGCCGAGGGCCACCTGCTCGTCGAGGACGTGCCCGGCGTCGGCAAGACCACTCTCGCCAAGGCGGTCGCGCGCAGCATCGACTGCCACGTCGGCCGCATCCAGTTCACCCCGGACCTGCTGCCGAGCGACCTCACGGGCGTCAACATCTTCCGTACCGGCACCCACGAGTTCGAGTTCCGGCCGGGCCCGGTGTTCAGCAACATCGTGATCGGCGACGAGATCAACCGCGCCTCGCCGAAGACCCAGTCCGCGCTGCTGGAGTGCATGGAGGAGGGCCAGACCACGGTCGACGGCACCACCCACCAGCTCCCCCGGCCGTTCCTCGTGGTCGCCACGCAGAACCCGGTCGAGATGGAGGGCACCTACCCGCTGCCCGAGGCGCAGCGCGACCGGTTCATGGCCCGCATCACCGTGGGGTACCCGGACATCGACGCCGAGATGCTCATGCTCGACCGGCAGGAGGCCACCACACCGCTGGCCCACCTGGAGGCCGTGACCGACGGGCACACGCTGCTGCGGTTCTCCGCCCTCGTGCGGTCGCTGTACGCGTCCCCCTCGGTGAAGCGGTACGTGGTGGGCCTCGTCGGCGCGACGCGCGAGCACCCCGGCCTGCGGCTCGGTGCCTCGCCGCGGGCCTCGCTCCAGCTCCTGCGCGCCGCCAAGGCCATCGCCGCCATGGCGGGCCGCGACCACGTGCTGCCCGACGACATCCAGCGGCTGGCCCGTCCCGTGCTGGCCCACCGCCTCATCCTCACGACCGAGGCCCGCCTCGGGGGCGTGACCCCGGAGACGCTCGTGGACGAGATCGTGCAGCGCACACCGGTGCCGGCGCTCGAGCCCGCCGACCGGCGTCAGTTCTGA
- the mraZ gene encoding division/cell wall cluster transcriptional repressor MraZ gives MTAMAEGFAGLGLLLGTYTPKLDEKGRLILPAKFRGRLSGGLVMTKGQERCLFLLPMDEFQQIYTQIRQAPVTSKAARDYTRNFLAGASDEVPDKQGRVSIPTHLREYAGLGREVVVIGVGTRVEVWDAEAWATYQEQTEPDYIDQAEEIFPGLSF, from the coding sequence ATGACTGCGATGGCAGAAGGTTTCGCAGGACTGGGTCTGCTCCTCGGCACGTACACCCCGAAGCTGGACGAGAAGGGACGCCTGATCCTTCCCGCGAAGTTCCGGGGGCGACTGTCCGGAGGTCTGGTCATGACCAAAGGGCAGGAGCGGTGCCTCTTTCTTCTTCCGATGGACGAGTTCCAGCAGATCTACACCCAGATCCGGCAGGCGCCGGTGACGAGCAAGGCAGCACGGGACTACACGCGAAACTTCCTGGCGGGAGCGAGCGACGAGGTCCCGGACAAGCAGGGCCGGGTCTCCATCCCGACGCACCTGCGTGAGTACGCCGGTCTTGGCCGCGAGGTGGTCGTGATCGGAGTGGGTACCCGCGTGGAGGTGTGGGACGCGGAGGCGTGGGCCACATATCAGGAACAGACCGAGCCCGACTACATCGATCAGGCCGAGGAGATCTTCCCCGGGCTGAGCTTCTAG
- the rsmH gene encoding 16S rRNA (cytosine(1402)-N(4))-methyltransferase RsmH, producing the protein MNVTGNGPGPGSDAADRHLPVLLQRCVDLLAPALAEPGSVLVDCTLGMGGHTEAVLEQLPSARVIGIDRDPQALALAGDRLARFGDRFTPVHAVYDEITEVVDEHAGGAVQGVLMDLGVSSLQLDETDRGFAYAQDAPLDMRMDSTQELTAADVLNTYDERDLARILREYGEERFAGKIARAIVRRRAEREWERSGELVDLLRAVIPAATRKTGGHPGKRTFQALRIEVNGELEVLERAVPAAIEALAVGGRIVVESYQSLEDRIVKRAIAQGTTSSAPPGLPVEPETHRPYLEALTRGAEEADAAELERNPRSASVRLRAAQRLRPTPEHLLNRTTRHHTAKEDRR; encoded by the coding sequence ATGAACGTGACCGGCAACGGTCCAGGCCCCGGCAGCGACGCCGCCGATCGCCACCTCCCGGTGCTGCTCCAGCGCTGCGTCGACCTGCTCGCCCCCGCGCTCGCCGAGCCCGGCTCGGTCCTGGTGGACTGCACGCTCGGCATGGGCGGCCACACCGAGGCCGTGCTGGAGCAGCTCCCGTCGGCCCGCGTGATCGGCATCGACCGCGACCCGCAGGCCCTCGCCCTCGCCGGCGACCGCCTGGCGCGGTTCGGCGACCGGTTCACGCCGGTGCACGCGGTGTACGACGAGATCACCGAGGTGGTCGACGAGCACGCCGGCGGTGCCGTGCAGGGCGTGCTCATGGACCTCGGCGTGTCCTCGCTGCAGCTCGACGAGACCGACCGCGGTTTCGCTTACGCGCAGGACGCGCCGCTCGACATGCGCATGGACTCCACCCAGGAGCTGACGGCGGCCGACGTGCTCAACACGTACGACGAGCGCGACCTCGCGCGGATCCTGCGGGAGTACGGCGAGGAGCGCTTCGCGGGCAAGATCGCGCGGGCGATCGTCCGCCGTCGGGCCGAGCGGGAGTGGGAACGCAGCGGCGAGCTCGTCGACCTGCTGCGCGCCGTCATCCCCGCCGCGACCCGCAAGACGGGCGGCCACCCGGGCAAGCGCACCTTCCAGGCGCTGCGCATCGAGGTGAACGGCGAGCTCGAGGTGCTCGAGCGGGCCGTGCCCGCCGCGATCGAGGCGCTCGCCGTGGGCGGCCGCATCGTCGTGGAGTCGTACCAGTCGCTCGAGGACCGGATCGTCAAGCGCGCCATCGCGCAGGGCACGACGTCGTCCGCCCCGCCCGGGCTGCCCGTCGAGCCCGAGACCCACCGGCCCTATCTCGAGGCGCTCACCCGGGGCGCGGAGGAGGCCGACGCCGCAGAGCTGGAGCGCAACCCGCGCTCGGCGTCGGTCCGGCTGCGCGCCGCCCAGCGGCTGCGCCCCACGCCCGAGCACCTGCTGAACCGCACCACCAGGCACCACACAGCGAAGGAGGACCGCCGATGA